In one window of Posidoniimonas corsicana DNA:
- a CDS encoding ASCH domain-containing protein has translation MLLFKRKFLDAIRSGQKTQTIRLWPYRRMRAGQRSYIPGVGPVLITEVAELRLEDLTDADALPDGFPTADALRQELRAIYGPQLADGHRAFRVAFRLPAPADDLADSPPPNDRRRG, from the coding sequence ATGCTCCTCTTCAAGCGGAAATTCCTCGACGCTATCCGCTCCGGCCAGAAGACCCAGACCATCCGCCTGTGGCCCTACCGCCGGATGCGGGCGGGACAACGCAGCTATATCCCCGGCGTCGGCCCGGTGCTGATTACCGAAGTCGCGGAGCTTCGCCTGGAGGACCTGACCGACGCCGACGCGCTGCCCGACGGCTTCCCCACCGCCGATGCCCTGCGGCAAGAGCTCCGGGCGATCTACGGTCCGCAGCTAGCGGACGGTCACCGGGCGTTCCGGGTTGCGTTCCGCCTGCCAGCGCCGGCCGACGACCTCGCCGATTCGCCGCCGCCCAACGACCGCCGGCGGGGCTAG